One Actinoplanes missouriensis 431 DNA segment encodes these proteins:
- a CDS encoding carbohydrate ABC transporter permease, translated as MIKQHAKTGLGLIFTAIMLFPVYWMINVSLTKDTDMRADPPHLFPFDGTLEGYRAVIDQQMPYLGTSLFIGLGTVILTLLISAPAGFALAKLRPKGGGTLSFVLLIAQMIPGIIMAMGFYAIYLRLGVLNTVGGLILADSTIAVPFGVLIFTAFMSGIPDELINAALIDGASKWRTFVSVILPISRNAIVTVSLFAFLWAWSDFVFATTLDGGGDAQPITLGIYHYIGNNNQQWNAIMATAVVASIPATLLLILAQRYVAAGVTAGAVKD; from the coding sequence ATGATCAAGCAGCACGCGAAGACCGGGCTCGGGCTGATCTTCACGGCGATCATGCTGTTCCCGGTCTACTGGATGATCAACGTGTCGCTGACCAAGGACACGGACATGCGCGCCGACCCGCCGCACCTGTTCCCCTTCGACGGGACCCTCGAGGGTTACCGGGCGGTCATCGACCAGCAGATGCCGTACCTCGGCACCAGCCTGTTCATCGGGCTCGGCACCGTCATCCTGACCTTGCTGATCTCCGCCCCGGCCGGGTTCGCCCTGGCGAAACTGCGCCCGAAGGGCGGCGGCACGCTCAGCTTCGTGCTGCTGATCGCGCAGATGATCCCCGGCATCATCATGGCGATGGGTTTCTACGCCATCTACCTGCGCCTCGGCGTGCTCAACACCGTCGGCGGGCTGATCCTCGCCGACTCCACCATCGCCGTCCCGTTCGGCGTCCTGATCTTCACGGCGTTCATGTCCGGCATCCCGGACGAGCTGATCAACGCGGCGTTGATCGACGGCGCGTCGAAGTGGCGCACATTCGTCTCGGTGATCCTGCCGATCTCCCGCAACGCCATCGTCACCGTGTCGCTGTTCGCCTTCCTCTGGGCCTGGTCGGACTTCGTCTTCGCCACGACGCTCGACGGCGGCGGTGACGCACAGCCGATCACCCTCGGCATCTACCACTACATCGGCAACAACAACCAGCAGTGGAACGCGATCATGGCGACCGCCGTGGTGGCGTCCATCCCCGCGACGCTGCTGCTCATCCTGGCCCAGCGTTACGTGGCCGCCGGTGTGACCGCCGGCGCCGTCAAGGACTAA
- a CDS encoding carbohydrate ABC transporter permease — MAHDVMTRVPAPAPAGAGARSPRPRKRGSWAAWAFLAPIVIYLLAFYAYPLYRNLDLSLRHYTVRSFVQGDAPFSGLDNYRTVFDDAAFGPALVHTLAFTFVSIAFQFAIGLALAVFFAQNFRLSGTLRALFLVPWLLPLIVSASTWSWMLNSDSGIVNHALGLVGVDPVNWLTSPDWALTSVIIANIWIGIPFNLVVLYSGLQAIPAEVYEAAAIDGANSWQRFWRVTFPLLRPVSAITLLLGLVYTLKVFDLIWIMTKGGPADASTTFATWSYRFSFGSLLPEFGPGAAVGNLLIIMALFFGLLYIRFQKRLDS, encoded by the coding sequence ATGGCACACGACGTCATGACACGCGTTCCCGCTCCCGCTCCGGCGGGCGCGGGGGCGCGGTCCCCCCGCCCGAGAAAGCGCGGGAGCTGGGCGGCCTGGGCGTTCCTGGCCCCGATCGTGATCTACCTGCTCGCGTTCTATGCCTATCCGCTCTACCGCAACCTCGACCTGAGCCTGCGTCATTACACGGTGCGCTCGTTCGTTCAGGGCGACGCCCCATTCTCCGGGCTCGACAACTACCGCACCGTGTTCGACGACGCCGCCTTCGGGCCGGCGCTGGTGCACACCCTCGCCTTCACTTTCGTGTCGATCGCCTTCCAGTTCGCCATCGGGCTCGCCCTCGCGGTGTTCTTCGCCCAGAACTTCCGGCTGTCCGGCACGTTGCGAGCGCTGTTCCTCGTACCGTGGCTGTTGCCGTTGATCGTCAGTGCCTCCACCTGGTCGTGGATGCTCAACAGTGACTCCGGGATCGTCAACCACGCGCTCGGGCTCGTCGGCGTCGATCCGGTGAACTGGCTGACGTCGCCGGACTGGGCGCTGACCAGCGTGATCATCGCCAACATCTGGATCGGCATCCCATTCAACCTGGTCGTGCTCTACAGCGGCCTGCAGGCCATCCCGGCCGAGGTCTACGAAGCCGCGGCGATCGACGGGGCGAACAGCTGGCAGCGGTTCTGGCGGGTCACCTTCCCACTGCTGCGGCCGGTCTCCGCGATCACTCTGCTGCTCGGGCTGGTGTACACCCTCAAGGTCTTCGACCTGATCTGGATCATGACGAAGGGCGGGCCGGCGGATGCCTCGACCACGTTCGCGACCTGGTCCTACCGATTCAGTTTCGGCAGCCTGCTGCCCGAGTTCGGCCCCGGCGCCGCCGTCGGCAACCTGCTGATCATCATGGCGCTCTTCTTCGGCCTGCTCTACATCCGATTCCAGAAGAGGCTCGACTCATGA
- a CDS encoding sugar ABC transporter substrate-binding protein, translating to MTATRGRLRAAAALTVAVCLLAGCSTSTDTAAEGTGSAAGGEYQIWDPYPQFDDSSDWVKLLTKCGTDAGVTVKRTGYDTTDLTNKALLAAQQGNSPDVLIVDNPVVSTLADAGVLTTSDEMKIDTSAVSPNLLAAGQIGGKTYGIPIGANTLALYYNKKVLDAAKVDPTAIKDWASLTDALKKVKAAGKKGITFSAIGTEEGSFQFLPWFWGSGANLTQLDSAQGVAALDLWTGWLKDGLAPNSVLNNTQTTSWQEFATGDFAFSENGTWQLANAKKAGFEYGIIPIPSQAGGVAPAPTGGEFVTAPVQTETARYATTEKLVACLTSADNAYTTDTTLSYIAATDAVQQKQVADNPELKVWVEAVKAAKGRTSDDLGTKYPKISQPMWTAFQAALSGSASSSDALKTAQTTAAAATK from the coding sequence ATGACCGCAACCAGGGGACGTCTGCGCGCCGCAGCGGCTCTCACCGTCGCCGTCTGCCTGCTGGCCGGCTGCTCCACGTCCACCGACACCGCCGCCGAGGGCACCGGCTCCGCCGCCGGCGGCGAGTATCAGATCTGGGACCCGTACCCGCAGTTCGACGACAGCTCGGACTGGGTGAAGCTGCTGACCAAGTGCGGCACCGACGCCGGGGTGACGGTCAAGCGCACCGGCTACGACACCACCGACCTCACCAACAAGGCGCTGCTTGCCGCACAGCAGGGCAACTCGCCGGACGTGCTCATCGTCGACAACCCGGTCGTCTCCACGCTCGCCGACGCCGGGGTGCTCACCACCAGCGACGAGATGAAGATCGACACGTCGGCCGTCTCGCCGAACCTGCTCGCGGCCGGGCAGATCGGCGGCAAGACCTACGGCATCCCGATCGGCGCCAACACCCTCGCGCTGTACTACAACAAGAAGGTTCTGGACGCGGCGAAGGTCGACCCGACCGCGATCAAGGACTGGGCCTCGCTCACCGACGCGCTGAAGAAGGTGAAGGCAGCCGGCAAGAAGGGCATCACCTTCTCCGCGATCGGCACCGAGGAGGGCTCGTTCCAGTTCCTGCCCTGGTTCTGGGGTTCCGGCGCGAACCTGACCCAGCTCGACTCGGCGCAGGGCGTGGCCGCGCTGGACCTGTGGACCGGCTGGCTCAAGGACGGACTGGCGCCGAACTCGGTACTCAACAACACCCAGACCACGAGCTGGCAGGAGTTCGCCACCGGCGACTTCGCGTTCAGCGAGAACGGCACCTGGCAGCTGGCCAACGCCAAGAAAGCCGGCTTCGAGTACGGCATCATCCCGATCCCGTCGCAGGCCGGCGGCGTCGCTCCCGCGCCGACCGGTGGCGAGTTCGTGACCGCGCCGGTGCAGACCGAGACGGCCCGCTACGCCACTACCGAGAAGCTGGTCGCCTGCCTGACCAGCGCGGACAACGCCTACACCACCGACACGACGCTGTCCTACATCGCGGCCACCGACGCGGTGCAGCAGAAGCAGGTCGCCGACAACCCCGAGCTGAAGGTCTGGGTCGAGGCGGTCAAGGCGGCCAAGGGCCGTACCAGTGACGACCTCGGCACCAAGTACCCGAAGATCTCCCAGCCGATGTGGACCGCGTTCCAGGCCGCACTCAGCGGTTCGGCCAGTTCCTCGGATGCGCTGAAGACGGCGCAGACCACGGCCGCCGCAGCCACCAAGTGA